ATCCGCGCGCCGATCACTTCGCGAAAGACGCTCTTCGACGTCGGCGCGGCGGGGCCGCTCGCGGGTTTCGTGGTGGCGGTGCCGATTTCCGTCTGGGGCATCGCGATCTCGCAGGTCACGACGACGGCTCCCTCGGGCGAATACCTCGACTTCGGCGAACCTCTCCTGTTCCGGGTGATCGAGCGCGTCGTCCATCCGGGGATGGTCCCCGGATCGGACCTTCTGCTCTCTCCACTCGGCTTCGCCGGGTTGTTCGGCCTCCTCGTCACGGCGTTGAACCTCCTGCCGCTCGCGCAGCTCGACGGCGGGCACATCCTCTACGCCGCCGCGGGCAAGGCCCAGCGCACGATCGGGATCGCTCTCTTTCTCGCGCTCGTCGGCCTCGCCTTCCTCTGGCCGGGCTGGATCGTCTGGGTGCTCGTCGTGCTCGTCATGGGAATCGCCCATCCGCCCACCGCCGACCCGGACGAACGGCTCGACGCGAAGCGGCGGGTCCTCGCTGTCGTGTGTCTGCTGGTCTTCCTGCTCTCGTTCACGCCGGTCCCGGTCCGGGTCGCTCATTCCGCGCCTGCGCATCCCAAGCCGCCGAAGACCTATCGGTTGTGATCGGACTCCGCCCGGGGTCCCGCGGCGGGCTTCCTATCGGTCCTTCTCTTCCGCGATGACCGGGCCCTCTGCCGGCACCGGCGCGCGCCGCCCGAACATCCGGCGGAAGAAGGCGATCTCCTCCGGGTTGAAGAAGCCGCCGAGGCGCAGGAGGACGAATGCGGCGGCGATCAGGAGGCCCTGGAGAACGAGGCTTCCGGCGAGCTTCCCGGCCGCGTATACGCCCGCGGTCACCAGGGCGAGCCGGCC
The Thermoanaerobaculia bacterium DNA segment above includes these coding regions:
- a CDS encoding site-2 protease family protein, with product MPSSPAFHLLLLAATAVTTTIVPFGSGFGLLSDRPLSESLLDPKMWRIGASFSIPLLAILGIHELGHMVACRRYGLPATYPYFIPAPVGIGTFGAIIRIRAPITSRKTLFDVGAAGPLAGFVVAVPISVWGIAISQVTTTAPSGEYLDFGEPLLFRVIERVVHPGMVPGSDLLLSPLGFAGLFGLLVTALNLLPLAQLDGGHILYAAAGKAQRTIGIALFLALVGLAFLWPGWIVWVLVVLVMGIAHPPTADPDERLDAKRRVLAVVCLLVFLLSFTPVPVRVAHSAPAHPKPPKTYRL